The following coding sequences are from one Primulina eburnea isolate SZY01 chromosome 15, ASM2296580v1, whole genome shotgun sequence window:
- the LOC140815720 gene encoding uncharacterized protein — translation MTMALTAKNKLGFIDGTSVRPPIEDLLYGAWIRCNSMAISWILNSVSREIADSLMYFATAHEIWIDLRDRFHQSNAPRIFQIKKLLNDLQQGSMDISGYYTRMRTLWDELKDFSTDFCMHLWLNERLGELSKSGLCFTISDGIE, via the coding sequence ATGACTATGGCATTGACGGCGAAAAATAAATTGGGTTTCATCGATGGCACCTCTGTGCGTCCTCCAATTGAGGATTTGTTGTATGGTGCTTGGATCCGCTGTAATAGCATGGCCATATCTTGGATCCTCAATTCAGTTTCTCGTGAAATTGCGGATAGTTTAATGTACTTTGCTACTGCGCATGAAATCTGGATTGATTTACGTGATCGCTTTCATCAAAGCAATGCTCCACGTATATTTCAAATTAAGAAGCTGTTAAATGATTTACAACAAGGATCGATGGATATCAGTGGGTATTATACTCGTATGAGAACTCTTTGGGATGAATTGAAGGATTTTTCAACCGATTTCTGTATGCACTTGTGGCTCAATGAAAGATTGGGTGAATTATCAAAATCAGGATTGTGTTTTACAATTTCTGATGGGATTGAATGA
- the LOC140814185 gene encoding homeobox-leucine zipper protein ATHB-14-like encodes MYRESNCSSSNSKQQQMDASKYVRYTPEQVEALERVYAECPKPSSLRRQQLIRECPILSNIEPKQIKVWFQNRRCREKQRKESSRLQSVNRKLSAMNKLLMEENDRLQKQVSQLVYDNGFMRQQIHTVSTTTDTSSESVVMNGQHQQQNPAPQHQQRDANTPAGLLAIAEETLAEFLGKATGTAVDWVQMIGMKPGPDSIGIVAVSRNCSGAAARACGLVSLEATKVAELLKDRLSWYRDCRCIDIASVIPTGNGGVIELTYMQTYAPTTLASARDFWTLRYTTSLEDGSLAICERSLPSTTGGPTGPSAACFVRGEMLPSGYLIRPCDGGGCIVHIVDHVDLDIWSVPEVLRPLYESSKILAQKMTMAALRHVRQIAQEMNGEIQCNGGRQPAVLRALSQKLCRGFNDAVNGFADDGWSIMSTDGVEDVTIAINSSPSKFLGSQYNTLSMLSSFGGVLCARASMLLQSVPPVLLIRFLREHRSEWADHGVDVYSAASLKTNPYAVPCARPGGFSSSQVILPLAHTVEHEEFLEVVRIEGHAFSPEDIALSKDMYLLQLCNGIDETTSGACAQLVFAPIDESFGDDAPLLPSGFHVIPLDNKSDGHGTTRTLDLASALEVGHGGARCAGEADASSQNLRSVLTIAFQFTFESHYQDSVAAMARQYVRGIVGSVQRVAMAIAPSRLSSHLVPKPLPGSPEAVTLARWIFRSYGVHTGAELFEPESSSGDAILKQLWHHTDAIMCCSVKMNASAVFTFANQAGLDMLETTLVALQDIMLDKILDEAGRKILLSEFSKIMQQGFTYLPAGVCVSSMGRPVSYEHAIVWKVLNDDDSNHCLAFMFVNWSFG; translated from the exons ATGTACCGAGAGAGCAACTGCAGTAGCAGTAATAGCAAGCAACAGCAGATGGATGCTAGCAAGTATGTTCGGTACACACCAGAGCAAGTAGAGGCTCTCGAAAGGGTTTACGCTGAGTGCCCGAAGCCTAGCTCTTTGAGAAGACAACAGCTGATTAGGGAATGTCCTATTTTATCTAACATTGAGCCGAAGCAAATCAAAGTCTGGTTTCAGAACCGCAG ATGCCGCGAAAAACAGAGAAAGGAATCATCTCGCCTCCAGTCTGTGAATAGGAAACTGAGTGCCATGAACAAGTTACTGATGGAAGAGAATGATCGATTACAAAAGCAGGTCTCTCAGCTGgtttatgacaacggttttatgCGTCAGCAAATACACACT GTGAGTACAACCACTGATACAAGCTCTGagtctgtggttatgaatgGTCAGCATCAACAGCAAAACCCAGCACCTCAGCATCAACAGAGAGATGCTAACACCCCAGCTGG TCTTCTCGCGATAGCTGAGGAGACCCTCGCAGAGTTCCTTGGAAAGGCTACTGGAACTGCTGTCGACTGGGTCCAGATGATTGGGATGAAG CCTGGTCCGGATTCTATTGGCATTGTTGCTGTTTCCCGCAACTGTAGTGGGGCAGCGGCACGAGCCTGTGGCCTTGTGAGTCTTGAGGCCACAAAG GTCGCCGAACTTCTTAAAGATCGCCTCTCTTGGTATCGTGATTGCCGCTGTATTGATATAGCAAGTGTGATTCCCACAGGAAATGGAGGGGTTATAGAGCTCACCTATATGCAG actTACGCACCGACAACATTGGCATCCGCTCGGGACTTTTGGACGCTGAGATACACTACGAGTTTGGAAGATGGCAGTCTTGCG ATTTGTGAGAGGTCATTGCCATCTACTACTGGTGGACCGACTGGTCCTTCTGCTGCATGTTTTGTTAGAGGTGAAATGTTACCTAGTGGCTACCTCATACGTCCTTGTGATGGTGGTGGCTGTATTGTCCACATAGTCGATCATGTTGACTTGGAT ATTTGGAGTGTTCCAGAAGTTTTAAGGCCGCTTTATGAATCTTCTAAAATTCTTGCACAGAAGATGACTATGGCT GCATTGCGTCATGTTAGGCAAATTGCTCAAGAAATGAATGGAGAAATTCAGTGTAATGGTGGTCGGCAACCTGCTGTTCTGAGAGCTTTAAGTCAGAAGTTGTGTAG GGGATTTAATGATGCTGTCAACGGCTTTGCTGATGATGGTTGGTCAATAATGAGTACCGATGGAGTGGAAGATGTAACTATTGCCATCAACTCGTCTCCAAGCAAATTTCTTGGTTCCCAATATAACACACTGTCTATGCTTTCAAGTTTTGGTGGAGTTCTCTGTGCTAGGGCATCGATGCTTCTTCAA AGTGTGCCGCCTGTACTACTTATCcgcttccttagagaacatcgATCGGAGTGGGCCGATCATGGTGTTGATGTTTATTCTGCTGCTTCTCTTAAAACAAATCCTTATGCAGTCCCTTGTGCAAGACCTGGTGGGTTTTCGAGCAGCCAAGTGATTTTGCCCCTTGCACATACTGTTGAACATGAAGAG TTTCTGGAGGTAGTTCGCATAGAGGGACATGCCTTCTCTCCAGAGGACATAGCTTTGTCAAAGGATATGTACTTGTTACAG TTATGCAATGGGATCGATGAAACAACATCCGGTGCATGTGCACAGCTTGTTTTTGCACCTATCGATGAATCATTTGGTGATGATGCACCTTTACTGCCTTCTGGTTTCCATGTTATACCATTGGATAATAAATCA GATGGGCATGGAACAACTCGAACACTTGACTTGGCTTCTGCCCTTGAGGTAGGACATGGTGGAGCTCGTTGTGCTGGTGAAGCTGATGCTAGCAGTCAAAATCTTAGGTCTGTTTTAACGATTGCATTTCAATTCACATTTGAAAGTCACTATCAGGACAGTGTAGCTGCTATGGCCCGTCAATACGTTCGTGGTATTGTTGGGTCCGTACAGAGAGTAGCCATGGCCATAGCCCCATCTAGGCTCAGCTCCCATTTGGTACCTAAGCCACTCCCTGGTTCACCTGAGGCAGTGACATTGGCACGATGGATTTTCAGGAGCTACGG GGTGCACACGGGTGCTGAACTCTTTGAGCCCGAATCCAGTTCTGGTGATGCCATTCTTAAACAACTTTGGCACCACACGGATGCTATTATGTGCTGTTCTGTCAAAATGAAT GCATCAGCAGTATTTACATTTGCAAACCAGGCTGGCCTTGACATGCTGGAAACAACTCTGGTGGCCCTTCAAGATATAATGCTTGATAAAATTCTGGATGAAGCTGGCCGAAAGATTCTCCTTTCTGAGTTCTCAAAGATCATGCAGCAG GGCTTTACTTATTTGCCGGCTGGAGTCTGTGTTTCGAGCATGGGTAGGCCTGTTTCATACGAGCATGCGATCGTGTGGAAGGTGCTGAATGACGACGACTCAAATCATTGCCTAGCTTTCATGTTTGTGAACTGGTCTTTTGGTTGA